The Halopseudomonas sabulinigri genome window below encodes:
- a CDS encoding cysteine desulfurase, with the protein MSEQSHTPAFDAERVRADFPILQQQVNGHPLVYLDNAATTQKPRAVIQAIVDYYEQDNSNVHRGAHALADRATEKFEAARVKVADFINAAQARQVIWTRGTTEGVNLVASSWGRSTLQAGDRILVSAMEHHSNIVPWQLIAQEKGATVEPIPVLDDGSIDLDAFAGLLDDRVRMVACGHVSNALGTVNPVQEIVRMAHAAGALALIDGAQAVSHWPVDVQALDCDFYVFSSHKLFGPTGLGVLYGKAALLEAMPPYQGGGEMIETVSFGGTRFNQLPYKFEAGTPDIAGVIGLGAAVDYLQTLDRAGAAAHEAALLAYAEERARATPGIRLVGTAQQKTSVLSFLLEGAHPNDVGLLLDQQGVAVRTGNHCAQPIMEQFGIAGTVRASFSFYNTRADVDRLFEALDKARQFLV; encoded by the coding sequence ATGAGTGAGCAGAGCCACACCCCGGCGTTTGACGCCGAGCGGGTACGCGCCGACTTTCCGATCCTGCAACAGCAGGTGAACGGCCACCCGCTGGTGTATCTGGATAATGCCGCGACCACGCAGAAGCCGCGTGCGGTGATCCAGGCCATTGTCGATTACTACGAGCAGGACAACAGCAATGTGCACCGTGGCGCGCACGCCCTGGCTGATCGCGCTACCGAAAAGTTCGAGGCAGCGCGGGTCAAGGTAGCCGATTTCATCAACGCCGCGCAGGCGCGTCAGGTGATCTGGACGCGCGGTACCACGGAAGGCGTCAACCTAGTTGCCAGCAGTTGGGGGCGTAGCACGCTGCAGGCCGGTGACCGTATCCTGGTCTCGGCAATGGAGCACCACTCCAACATAGTGCCTTGGCAGCTGATAGCGCAGGAGAAGGGCGCCACCGTAGAGCCTATTCCGGTACTGGACGATGGCTCCATCGACCTGGATGCCTTCGCCGGCCTTCTGGACGACCGCGTGCGCATGGTGGCCTGCGGTCACGTTTCAAATGCGCTGGGCACCGTCAATCCAGTACAAGAGATCGTGCGTATGGCGCACGCCGCAGGCGCCCTCGCGCTGATCGATGGCGCGCAGGCCGTTAGCCATTGGCCCGTCGATGTGCAGGCGCTGGATTGCGATTTTTACGTTTTCTCGTCGCACAAGCTGTTCGGTCCAACCGGTCTGGGCGTGCTCTACGGTAAGGCGGCGCTGCTTGAGGCTATGCCTCCCTATCAGGGTGGCGGCGAGATGATCGAGACCGTGAGCTTCGGCGGTACGCGTTTCAATCAGTTGCCCTACAAGTTTGAGGCGGGCACGCCGGATATTGCCGGTGTGATTGGACTGGGCGCTGCGGTTGATTATCTGCAGACACTGGACCGCGCCGGCGCTGCGGCACACGAAGCGGCGCTGTTGGCGTACGCTGAAGAGCGCGCGCGGGCCACGCCGGGTATTCGTTTGGTGGGCACCGCTCAGCAAAAGACCAGCGTGCTGAGCTTCTTGCTGGAGGGCGCGCACCCAAATGACGTAGGGCTGTTGCTCGATCAGCAAGGTGTCGCAGTCCGTACCGGCAACCACTGTGCACAGCCGATCATGGAGCAGTTTGGTATTGCCGGCACGGTGCGCGCCAGTTTCAGTTTCTACAATACTCGGGCAGACGTTGATCGTTTGTTCGAAGCGTTGGACAAGGCAAGGCAATTCCTGGTTTAG
- a CDS encoding HesB/IscA family protein — translation MSVESFDPSSQVVTVSPAAVAHFRRQLSSAQGKSVRLSVKKSGCTGFMYAIDLVEQASASDLHYQLDEQVELLVDSNSLEVLSGTQIDLVREGVNQQIKFINPNVKDECGCGESFSVN, via the coding sequence ATGAGTGTTGAATCCTTTGACCCTAGCAGTCAGGTGGTAACCGTCAGTCCTGCAGCAGTGGCGCATTTTCGTCGCCAGCTGAGCAGTGCGCAGGGCAAGTCCGTGCGTCTGAGCGTAAAGAAAAGCGGCTGTACCGGCTTCATGTATGCCATTGATCTGGTTGAGCAAGCCAGCGCCAGCGACTTGCATTATCAGTTGGATGAGCAGGTTGAACTGCTGGTCGATAGCAATAGCCTGGAAGTACTGTCCGGCACCCAGATTGATCTGGTGCGTGAGGGCGTCAACCAGCAGATCAAGTTCATCAACCCCAACGTCAAGGACGAGTGCGGTTGTGGCGAGAGCTTCAGTGTCAACTAG
- the sufT gene encoding putative Fe-S cluster assembly protein SufT, translating to MSMERRMVVAQADCPARRVPDGTPLTIPKDTFVTITQALGGNYTVTYHGQMVRVDGTDAAALGLEPELLSFPEPSDDQISEEQVWEALKTVYDPEIPVDLVNLGLIYSLDIDQASRSVTINMTLTAPGCGMGPVLVGDVEYRVRLVPNVETVKVDLVFDPPWQREMMSEEAQLETGMFF from the coding sequence ATGAGTATGGAAAGACGCATGGTCGTAGCGCAGGCAGATTGTCCTGCACGGCGGGTACCCGATGGCACCCCACTGACCATCCCGAAAGACACCTTTGTGACCATCACCCAGGCATTGGGCGGCAACTATACGGTGACCTACCACGGCCAGATGGTACGGGTTGACGGCACCGATGCGGCGGCACTGGGCCTTGAACCGGAGCTGCTATCGTTTCCTGAGCCGAGCGACGACCAGATCAGCGAAGAGCAGGTCTGGGAAGCGCTGAAAACCGTTTATGACCCGGAGATACCGGTCGACCTGGTTAATCTGGGTTTGATCTATTCGCTGGACATTGATCAGGCAAGCCGTAGCGTTACCATCAATATGACCCTGACCGCACCCGGTTGTGGCATGGGGCCGGTGCTGGTCGGTGATGTGGAGTACCGCGTGCGGCTGGTACCCAATGTTGAGACCGTCAAGGTAGATTTGGTGTTTGACCCGCCGTGGCAACGCGAGATGATGAGCGAAGAAGCGCAGCTGGAAACCGGGATGTTTTTTTAA
- a CDS encoding SufE family protein, protein MSEFGTDITSDDIIDTLSFFDNWEDRYKYIIDLGKELPELDAALRSEEHLVRGCQSQVWLVSEARDGKLFFAADSDAFIVKGLLAVVLAAYNGKTPEQISAFDVEAYFAQLNLLKHLSVTRGNGLRAMVKRIQATAAAA, encoded by the coding sequence ATGAGCGAATTTGGTACCGATATCACCAGCGATGACATTATCGACACCCTGTCGTTTTTCGATAACTGGGAAGACCGTTACAAGTACATCATCGACCTGGGTAAGGAACTACCCGAACTGGACGCGGCGCTACGCAGCGAAGAGCACCTGGTGCGCGGCTGCCAAAGCCAGGTATGGCTGGTCAGCGAGGCCCGCGATGGCAAGCTGTTCTTTGCGGCCGATAGCGATGCCTTTATCGTCAAGGGTCTGCTGGCTGTAGTGCTGGCTGCCTACAATGGCAAAACGCCGGAGCAGATCAGTGCGTTCGACGTCGAGGCCTACTTTGCTCAACTCAATCTGTTGAAACACCTGAGTGTGACCCGCGGTAACGGTCTGCGCGCCATGGTAAAACGAATCCAGGCGACGGCGGCCGCCGCCTGA
- a CDS encoding GGDEF domain-containing protein, translating to MGICSVFGVTPYAVYRLHQGNWIVGFTDTFLVLGTSFAVFYAWRTGNTVRPGQFLAIIYSLGGFLVTIKLGINGLFWLYCLVLFNFFVVPPLQSLIATVTTLVAVCVYGWMRPQDIFESHYQMMSFVVTYLLASLFAFVFAYRARVQRVQLALLATLDPLTGIGNRRTMDEELDIAIADSQRYGMSFGLLVLDLDHFKSVNDRYGHSVGDQVLVDFVRVIRSASRASDRVFRLGGEEFVLLVPKVDKAGLAGAAQHVQRSVANQLRSPGGPVTVSIGGCVLADHENRDDWLRDADICLYQAKDAGRNCTVIKGLA from the coding sequence GTGGGAATCTGCTCCGTGTTCGGCGTTACGCCCTACGCGGTGTACCGTTTACACCAAGGTAACTGGATCGTCGGCTTCACCGACACCTTTCTGGTGCTGGGTACCTCCTTCGCGGTTTTCTACGCCTGGCGCACCGGCAACACCGTCAGGCCCGGGCAGTTTCTCGCAATCATCTACTCACTGGGTGGCTTTCTGGTCACCATCAAACTGGGCATCAATGGCCTGTTCTGGCTTTATTGTCTGGTTTTATTCAACTTCTTTGTTGTACCTCCGCTGCAGAGCCTGATCGCCACGGTGACAACGCTGGTGGCTGTGTGTGTCTACGGCTGGATGCGACCGCAGGACATATTCGAAAGTCACTACCAGATGATGTCCTTTGTAGTCACTTACCTGTTGGCCAGCCTGTTTGCCTTTGTGTTCGCTTACCGGGCGCGCGTGCAGCGAGTTCAGTTAGCGTTACTGGCAACACTGGACCCGCTTACGGGTATCGGCAATCGGCGGACTATGGACGAGGAACTGGATATCGCCATTGCCGACAGTCAGCGCTACGGCATGAGCTTTGGATTACTGGTACTGGATCTCGACCACTTCAAGTCAGTTAACGACCGTTACGGGCACAGCGTCGGGGACCAGGTGTTGGTTGATTTTGTGCGGGTGATCAGGAGCGCATCCCGCGCCTCGGATCGGGTCTTTCGTCTGGGCGGGGAAGAGTTCGTGCTATTGGTGCCCAAGGTGGACAAGGCCGGCTTGGCCGGTGCCGCCCAGCATGTTCAGCGCAGCGTGGCGAACCAACTACGCTCACCGGGTGGGCCGGTGACGGTCTCGATAGGTGGTTGCGTACTGGCCGACCACGAAAACCGGGACGATTGGCTGAGAGACGCGGATATATGTCTTTACCAGGCCAAGGATGCAGGCCGTAACTGCACCGTGATCAAGGGACTGGCCTAG
- a CDS encoding YkvA family protein encodes MEHQFSDKAFWQKLAQHARAAGREVVEKALWLYYAARRPETPSWAKAVIISVLAYFIAPIDALPDFTPFVGFTDDLGVFAGALAMVSMYIDDEVKSRAATTAERWFGRSGATEPVV; translated from the coding sequence ATGGAACATCAATTCAGCGATAAGGCGTTTTGGCAGAAGTTGGCGCAGCACGCGCGTGCGGCTGGCCGCGAGGTTGTCGAGAAAGCGCTGTGGCTCTATTACGCGGCCCGCCGCCCGGAGACGCCGAGCTGGGCGAAGGCGGTGATTATCAGCGTACTGGCGTACTTTATTGCACCTATCGACGCCTTGCCTGACTTCACCCCCTTTGTCGGTTTTACCGACGATCTTGGCGTGTTTGCCGGCGCGTTGGCCATGGTTTCCATGTACATCGATGACGAGGTGAAGAGCCGGGCAGCGACGACCGCGGAGCGTTGGTTTGGCCGCTCTGGAGCGACTGAACCGGTTGTTTGA
- a CDS encoding YqaE/Pmp3 family membrane protein, which translates to MDLLRILIAILLPPLGVFLQVGFGGAFWLNILLTICGYIPGIVHAVWIIAKR; encoded by the coding sequence ATGGATCTTCTTCGCATACTGATTGCCATACTGCTGCCGCCGCTTGGGGTGTTCCTGCAGGTAGGCTTCGGCGGCGCCTTCTGGCTGAACATCCTGCTGACTATCTGCGGCTATATTCCAGGCATAGTGCACGCCGTCTGGATTATCGCAAAACGCTGA
- a CDS encoding PhoX family protein, which yields MKQDQQFHHALESLDDRIINPSQQPSLDQVISQSRRSLLKGGAALALCGLFPALLSPLAKAVSATNRKSTLLNFQSVEIISSSSFDSVRVPPGYRAQPFFSWGDAVMPEAPAWRDDASNSWQDQLLQAGDNHDGMHFFPFAENPNRHGLLVINHEYVNPTLHTGGMTFVDGPNGTRTRPAEQVHKELAAHGLSVIEIAKDPDGQWQRVAKSPFNRRVTGFTPFRISGPLAGDPRMKTASNPDGDEILGTLNNCSMGVTPWGTYLACEENFHNYFVNRDEQDYARRPEHQRYGIGLGGSSRYYAWESAEPRFNATPQADQPHLGHVNEPNRFGWVVELDPFAPGSTPTKRTAMGRLGRECAVCSLGDDGRMAFYSGDDARGEYVYKFVPAGAYRPDEPEHNASVLDSGTLYAAQFNADGSGRWLPLRFGEPGLTTQDGFADQQAVLLNSRGAADAAGATPMDRPEWVAVHPQTREAYVSLTNNTDRGRVQPTDAANPRAENVHGQILRWREAGANPTAEEFEWDIFVIAGERQNAEQSIPTNRVGNISGDLFSSPDGMAFDSAGRLWILTDADETAPYMSTIGSNQMLCADPLTREVRRFLVGPWGAEITGITWSPDETAMWINVQHPGISYPASDGRSRPRSTTVLITREDGGVIGS from the coding sequence ATGAAGCAGGATCAGCAGTTTCATCACGCGCTAGAGTCGCTGGATGATCGGATTATCAACCCAAGTCAGCAACCGAGCCTTGATCAGGTCATCAGCCAAAGTAGAAGAAGCCTGCTCAAGGGCGGCGCAGCGTTAGCCCTGTGTGGCCTTTTTCCAGCGCTGCTCAGCCCGCTAGCGAAAGCCGTCTCAGCCACTAATAGAAAGAGCACACTTCTTAATTTTCAATCAGTTGAAATAATTTCCTCATCTTCTTTCGATTCAGTGAGGGTGCCGCCGGGCTACCGAGCTCAGCCGTTTTTCAGCTGGGGCGACGCGGTCATGCCGGAGGCCCCCGCCTGGCGCGATGACGCCAGCAACAGCTGGCAAGACCAATTGCTGCAAGCCGGCGACAATCACGACGGCATGCACTTTTTCCCCTTTGCCGAGAACCCCAACCGGCACGGCCTGTTGGTAATCAACCACGAATATGTAAACCCGACCCTGCACACCGGCGGAATGACCTTCGTTGATGGCCCGAACGGCACCCGCACGCGCCCTGCCGAACAGGTACACAAGGAGTTGGCGGCGCACGGCCTGAGTGTGATCGAAATTGCCAAGGACCCTGACGGCCAATGGCAACGCGTAGCAAAATCACCCTTCAATCGCCGCGTCACGGGCTTCACTCCCTTTCGCATCAGCGGGCCGCTGGCCGGTGACCCGCGCATGAAGACCGCCAGCAACCCCGACGGCGACGAGATTCTTGGCACCCTCAATAATTGCTCGATGGGTGTCACGCCCTGGGGCACCTACCTGGCCTGCGAAGAGAACTTCCACAACTATTTTGTGAACCGGGACGAGCAGGACTACGCCCGGCGGCCAGAGCACCAACGTTACGGCATCGGACTGGGTGGCAGCAGTCGCTACTACGCCTGGGAGTCTGCAGAGCCACGCTTCAATGCGACGCCGCAAGCCGATCAGCCTCATCTGGGGCATGTGAACGAGCCCAATCGGTTTGGCTGGGTGGTTGAGCTGGATCCCTTTGCGCCGGGCAGTACGCCCACCAAGCGAACGGCAATGGGGCGTCTGGGCCGTGAATGCGCCGTGTGTTCGCTGGGCGACGATGGTCGGATGGCGTTTTACTCTGGCGATGATGCTCGCGGTGAATACGTGTACAAGTTTGTACCCGCCGGGGCTTATCGCCCGGATGAACCTGAACACAACGCCAGCGTGCTGGACAGTGGTACGCTTTACGCCGCTCAATTCAACGCTGATGGCAGCGGCCGTTGGCTGCCACTGCGCTTTGGTGAGCCGGGGCTGACCACACAAGACGGATTTGCTGATCAGCAAGCGGTATTGCTCAACTCACGCGGCGCCGCCGACGCCGCAGGCGCGACGCCAATGGACCGCCCGGAATGGGTCGCGGTGCATCCGCAGACCCGCGAAGCCTATGTCTCGCTGACCAACAACACCGACCGTGGCAGAGTACAGCCGACCGACGCCGCGAACCCGCGAGCAGAGAACGTGCACGGGCAGATCCTGCGTTGGCGAGAAGCAGGCGCGAACCCGACCGCCGAGGAGTTTGAGTGGGATATCTTTGTCATAGCCGGTGAACGGCAGAATGCCGAGCAAAGTATTCCCACCAACCGGGTGGGCAACATCAGCGGAGACCTGTTCTCTTCGCCAGACGGCATGGCCTTTGACAGCGCAGGACGCCTGTGGATACTCACCGACGCCGACGAAACGGCGCCCTACATGAGCACAATCGGCTCCAATCAGATGCTCTGTGCCGACCCACTGACCCGCGAGGTGCGGCGCTTTCTTGTCGGGCCCTGGGGCGCCGAAATTACCGGCATTACCTGGTCGCCGGATGAAACCGCCATGTGGATCAATGTGCAGCACCCCGGCATCAGTTATCCCGCCAGTGATGGCCGCAGTCGCCCCCGTTCAACAACCGTATTGATTACCCGTGAAGACGGCGGCGTGATCGGCAGCTAA
- a CDS encoding energy transducer TonB: MLPDNTLNAPLLTAERAVSSSPRVWCLPLIATLTLHASAAGLIYLGWQPQPPPPPEAARSIKTQLVVMPSSAAQPPMPERPEPEPKAVPAAVPEPVAESEPVTPPVTAPVAAPPAKTPSQQTSVATPPDATAIARKQAEQQRQRELAQQQEAAAQAHQAAEALAQARQQAAEREAARQRAAAAAAKAADVSSYTPLTKAAPDYPRRALSRRLEGDCTVEYTVLPDGRVSDPQIVPGACEEQIFVRPSLAAAKDFVYQPRMINGQPVAVPGVRNTFRYRLETVSRP, translated from the coding sequence ATGTTGCCCGATAACACCCTGAACGCCCCGCTGCTGACGGCTGAGCGAGCGGTGTCATCCAGTCCCCGTGTCTGGTGCTTGCCGCTGATCGCCACGTTGACCTTGCACGCCAGTGCCGCGGGACTGATCTACCTCGGCTGGCAGCCGCAACCGCCGCCACCGCCCGAGGCGGCCCGGAGCATCAAGACGCAGCTGGTGGTCATGCCGTCATCCGCCGCGCAACCGCCGATGCCTGAGCGCCCTGAGCCGGAACCCAAGGCTGTGCCTGCCGCGGTGCCGGAGCCTGTAGCCGAATCTGAACCCGTGACACCGCCAGTAACGGCTCCCGTCGCAGCACCACCGGCGAAAACGCCCAGCCAGCAAACGTCGGTCGCCACGCCGCCTGACGCTACGGCCATCGCGCGCAAGCAGGCCGAGCAGCAGCGGCAACGCGAGCTGGCGCAGCAGCAAGAGGCGGCAGCCCAGGCTCACCAGGCGGCCGAGGCGCTAGCCCAGGCGCGGCAACAAGCCGCCGAGCGCGAAGCAGCCCGGCAGCGCGCCGCGGCGGCGGCCGCCAAAGCGGCGGATGTGAGTAGTTACACACCGCTCACCAAGGCCGCACCGGATTACCCGAGACGCGCGCTCAGCCGGCGTCTGGAGGGAGATTGCACGGTCGAGTACACGGTGTTGCCCGATGGCCGGGTAAGCGACCCGCAAATCGTGCCCGGTGCCTGCGAAGAACAGATCTTCGTGCGCCCCTCCTTGGCCGCAGCCAAGGATTTTGTCTATCAACCCCGGATGATCAACGGACAGCCAGTCGCCGTCCCCGGCGTCCGCAATACCTTCCGTTATCGCCTGGAAACAGTGAGTCGACCATGA
- the tolR gene encoding protein TolR has product MRPARLKRKPKAEMNVVPYIDVMLVLLVIFMVTAPMLTQGVQIELPKVASEALPGEAPSIVTLSIDNAGRYHWNQGDSVQTERYQYSANAPEGLTTALGELLQRKPDTQVMIRADAGVDYGRVVTGMAALQQAGVTSLGLITEAP; this is encoded by the coding sequence ATGCGCCCTGCCCGCCTGAAACGTAAACCCAAGGCCGAAATGAACGTGGTGCCTTACATCGACGTGATGCTGGTGCTGCTGGTTATTTTCATGGTCACCGCGCCCATGCTGACGCAGGGCGTGCAGATCGAGCTGCCCAAGGTGGCCAGCGAGGCGCTACCTGGCGAGGCGCCCTCGATAGTGACGCTGTCTATCGACAACGCTGGTCGCTACCACTGGAACCAGGGTGACAGCGTACAAACCGAACGCTACCAGTACAGCGCCAATGCACCGGAAGGCCTGACTACAGCGCTTGGCGAGCTCCTGCAGCGCAAGCCCGATACGCAGGTGATGATTCGCGCCGACGCCGGCGTCGACTATGGCCGGGTGGTCACCGGCATGGCCGCACTGCAACAGGCTGGCGTCACCAGTCTCGGCCTGATCACTGAAGCACCATGA
- the tolQ gene encoding protein TolQ, with amino-acid sequence MVPTTQTHTIWSLVLEASVLVKGVMLILLLASLATWFLIAQRSNLFNQAKRALKAFEDQFWSGLELSQLYSSSQDRAGVEQIFRAGYGEFAQLNRHNQGDPDAVMQGVQRAMRVAIAREEERLEQHLPFLATVGSVSPYVGLFGTVWGIMNSFIGLSQVQQATLATVAPGIAEALIATAIGLFAAIPAVVAYNRFSTRSESLLGQYYNFAEEFSAILHRRVHNRAQVAA; translated from the coding sequence ATGGTACCTACCACTCAAACACACACCATCTGGTCACTGGTGCTCGAAGCCAGCGTACTGGTAAAGGGCGTCATGCTGATTCTGCTGCTGGCATCACTGGCCACCTGGTTTTTGATTGCCCAGCGCAGCAACCTGTTCAACCAGGCCAAGCGCGCCCTCAAGGCATTCGAAGATCAGTTCTGGTCTGGTCTGGAGCTGAGCCAGTTGTACAGCAGCAGCCAGGACCGTGCCGGCGTTGAACAGATATTCCGCGCAGGCTATGGCGAGTTTGCCCAACTGAATCGTCACAACCAGGGCGACCCCGACGCGGTCATGCAGGGCGTGCAGCGCGCCATGCGCGTGGCCATCGCCCGTGAGGAAGAACGGCTGGAGCAGCACCTGCCGTTCCTCGCGACCGTTGGTTCGGTCAGTCCCTATGTCGGTCTGTTTGGCACCGTCTGGGGCATCATGAATTCCTTCATCGGCCTGTCGCAGGTGCAGCAGGCCACGCTGGCCACAGTGGCACCGGGCATTGCCGAGGCCCTGATCGCCACGGCCATCGGTTTGTTCGCCGCGATTCCCGCCGTGGTGGCCTATAACCGCTTCAGCACGCGGAGCGAGAGTCTGCTGGGCCAGTACTACAACTTTGCCGAAGAGTTCAGCGCGATTCTGCATCGCCGCGTGCACAACCGGGCGCAGGTGGCAGCCTGA
- a CDS encoding phytase — protein MRLTLLIAGALLPACLALSGCGDNDAAQPLSSAAAPAQATSATNLSLSIWSSEQPPRPVDSWALLPKGNNAKVDRVAVGASGLWLLNAAGDAVSQPYQGRFSALDARPLGDNILSATLDEVRDQTLLLNWNSAQRAFTKPSWLPAANYPIESLCFYRDPHDYLYLFLIGEEGLGQQWLLAEQQQQLTEPRLMRDLHLPVGAKYCAVNDALQTLFISEEDIGIWAYPANPETNGEREMVDLLTPYGQLQDSPQGLAASTDGVLAVDGNAALYRYRALADGWAADSALTLPAVQAAERLYSRSGAALELLIADATDQALRMAELPGGDSPTTAAALVEVPAQAQTTPVPHGGDAADDPAIWVNPVDASQSRILGTDKRGGLGVYDLTGEQLQYLPVGRINNVDVRSGFTLAGKPADIAVASNRDTNSLELFAIDPVNGEVTGLGGIALPLDDIYGLCMAKGPRGDIYAIANDKSGRFLQYRLEDDQGSVKGSLVREFSTQTQPEGCVADDARQRLFIGEEGVAVWALSSDPAASGELVEVIRAEGPLHADVEGLAVYQAEQPYLVISSQGNDSYLVLDAEPPYQLRGAFRIGINTAAGIDGVSETDGLEVSSVDFGGIWASGMLVVQDGRKRMPQGRQNFKLVAWEQIADALKLP, from the coding sequence ATGCGATTGACACTTTTGATCGCCGGCGCCCTGCTGCCGGCCTGTTTAGCCTTGAGCGGCTGCGGCGATAACGACGCGGCGCAGCCATTATCCAGCGCGGCCGCTCCTGCTCAAGCAACGAGCGCGACCAATCTTTCGCTGTCCATCTGGTCCAGCGAGCAGCCGCCCCGCCCTGTTGATAGCTGGGCGCTGCTGCCCAAGGGCAACAACGCCAAGGTCGACCGGGTCGCCGTGGGAGCTAGCGGCCTTTGGCTGCTCAATGCTGCCGGCGACGCGGTCAGCCAGCCCTACCAGGGTCGCTTTTCCGCTCTGGATGCGCGGCCACTGGGTGACAACATACTCAGCGCCACGTTGGACGAGGTACGCGACCAGACCCTGCTGCTGAACTGGAATAGCGCGCAGCGAGCTTTCACCAAGCCGAGCTGGCTGCCAGCCGCCAACTACCCGATTGAAAGCCTGTGCTTCTACCGCGACCCACACGACTACCTGTACCTGTTTCTGATTGGCGAAGAAGGCCTGGGTCAGCAATGGCTACTGGCGGAGCAGCAGCAACAGCTGACTGAACCCAGGCTGATGCGAGACCTCCATCTGCCGGTGGGCGCCAAGTACTGCGCCGTCAATGATGCGCTGCAGACGCTGTTCATCAGCGAAGAAGACATTGGCATCTGGGCCTACCCGGCCAACCCTGAAACCAACGGCGAACGTGAGATGGTCGATCTGCTCACGCCTTACGGCCAATTGCAGGACAGCCCCCAAGGCCTGGCGGCGAGCACCGACGGGGTACTGGCGGTCGATGGCAACGCAGCGCTGTATCGCTACCGCGCACTCGCCGATGGCTGGGCTGCCGACAGCGCCCTGACCTTACCGGCTGTACAGGCCGCCGAGCGCCTGTATAGCCGCAGTGGCGCGGCACTGGAGCTGCTGATAGCGGATGCCACGGATCAAGCGTTGCGCATGGCCGAGCTGCCTGGCGGCGACAGCCCCACCACAGCTGCGGCTCTGGTGGAGGTGCCCGCGCAGGCGCAGACCACACCAGTACCGCACGGCGGCGATGCAGCGGATGACCCGGCGATCTGGGTCAACCCCGTCGATGCCAGCCAGTCACGCATCCTCGGCACCGACAAACGCGGCGGCCTGGGCGTGTACGACCTTACGGGTGAGCAGCTGCAATACCTGCCGGTCGGGCGCATCAACAATGTCGATGTGCGCAGTGGATTCACCCTGGCCGGCAAACCAGCGGATATCGCGGTTGCCAGCAACCGTGACACTAACAGCCTGGAGCTGTTCGCGATCGACCCCGTCAACGGCGAAGTGACAGGCCTGGGAGGCATAGCCCTGCCCCTCGACGATATTTATGGCCTGTGCATGGCGAAAGGCCCGCGCGGCGATATCTACGCCATTGCCAACGACAAGAGCGGCCGCTTCCTGCAATACCGCCTGGAAGACGATCAGGGCAGCGTCAAGGGCAGCCTGGTGCGCGAATTCAGCACGCAAACCCAGCCGGAAGGCTGCGTAGCGGATGACGCACGCCAACGTCTGTTTATTGGTGAAGAAGGCGTTGCCGTCTGGGCGCTGAGTAGCGATCCAGCCGCTAGCGGCGAGCTGGTTGAAGTTATCCGCGCCGAAGGCCCGTTGCACGCCGATGTCGAGGGTCTGGCGGTGTATCAGGCCGAGCAGCCATATCTGGTGATTTCGAGCCAGGGCAACGACAGCTATCTGGTGCTCGATGCCGAACCGCCCTACCAACTGCGCGGCGCATTCCGGATTGGCATCAATACCGCCGCCGGCATCGACGGCGTTTCCGAAACCGATGGGCTGGAAGTCAGTTCGGTTGATTTTGGTGGGATCTGGGCCAGCGGCATGCTGGTAGTACAGGACGGTCGCAAGCGCATGCCGCAGGGCAGGCAGAACTTCAAGTTGGTGGCCTGGGAACAGATCGCCGATGCGCTAAAGCTGCCCTGA